A DNA window from Aggregicoccus sp. 17bor-14 contains the following coding sequences:
- a CDS encoding sulfite exporter TauE/SafE family protein, with the protein MDPLLSSPVLAGAAGALMVGVTGSVHCLLMCGPLACASLPTVQRAGRTRAMAAYQAGRVLAYASMGALLGALGGGVTRALAVSTRPYLPWLMAAALVASALELGKRLRPLPRLSRLASGLARVGAKFSPALRAGAMGALTPLLPCGLLYGVYLAALAAGSVGGGALVMGAFALGGLPALLGAQLQAGLWQRGGPKLAGFVLRRAVPLLAAVVLVVRAVVTKGRCH; encoded by the coding sequence ATGGACCCACTCCTCTCCTCTCCCGTGCTCGCGGGCGCTGCCGGTGCGCTCATGGTGGGCGTGACGGGCAGCGTGCACTGCCTCCTCATGTGCGGACCGCTCGCCTGCGCGAGCCTTCCCACGGTGCAGCGCGCGGGGCGCACGAGGGCGATGGCCGCCTACCAGGCAGGGCGCGTGCTCGCGTACGCCTCGATGGGGGCGCTGCTGGGCGCGCTGGGAGGAGGCGTCACGCGGGCGCTCGCGGTGAGCACCCGCCCCTACCTGCCCTGGCTCATGGCGGCGGCGCTGGTGGCGAGCGCGCTGGAGCTGGGCAAGCGGCTGCGGCCCCTTCCCAGGCTCTCGCGGCTCGCGAGCGGGCTCGCGCGGGTGGGCGCAAAGTTTTCGCCGGCGCTGCGGGCCGGTGCAATGGGTGCGCTCACCCCGCTGCTGCCCTGCGGGCTGCTGTACGGCGTGTACCTCGCGGCGCTCGCGGCGGGCAGCGTGGGGGGCGGGGCGCTGGTGATGGGGGCCTTCGCGCTCGGGGGGCTCCCGGCGCTGCTCGGGGCGCAGCTGCAGGCGGGCCTGTGGCAGCGCGGAGGGCCGAAGCTCGCGGGCTTCGTCCTCAGGCGCGCGGTGCCGCTGCTCGCGGCGGTAGTGCTCGTGGTGCGCGCCGTCGTCACAAAGGGCCGCTGCCACTAG
- a CDS encoding heavy metal translocating P-type ATPase: protein MHAPAPCLHCGSPVPEGVVPARFCCAGCESVYGLLQEQGLTRYYALAGGQGAPALEVPTQRSRAWLEPLLARAEADGAGSLCALQLDVQGLHCAACVWLMEELFRRQGGGASLTVNPALGTLRLRWAQGRFDVGAYLTSVERFGYLFGPPRKRPGAASRDLPVRLGVCAALTMNVMMFSVAFYLGLSPAEGDLFALFTRLSVLLSTAVVLVGGWPFLRTAVQGVRRGVLHLDLPIAVGILLVYATSLLKVRDGRGDLAYFDTLNTFVTLMLVGRWLQQRVIERNRRFLLEDDGADGLVVRREEGAALATVRAPQVREGDVMVVAPGDLVPVDAELLEEAARFSTDWITGESAARQLSQGERVPAGAFNGSGSAVRVRALSDFADSPLVALLRQAPEGSGGVPLHARFWNALSRGWAVAVLGIAAAGLALWWPSGPQRALEVAVALLVVTCPCALGLAVPLAYELAQARLRRIGLFSRRADLLDRLPRVRSVLFDKTGTLTLGRLELVDPRCVEALSHEARDAAFDMVSRSNHPVSRCLAAALSRVGARYSAGARVVEVAGCGLEMGAWRLGKRGWCTAHIPHPDPLPGGEGTVLTFNGQVVAVFSLREAVRADARREVAALQSEGLGVWLISGDAPERVGAMALALGVPAEHALGGQRPEDKAAAVRRIDRQDTLYLGDGVNDSLAFEAALCAGTPAIDRPVMPGKADFFLLGEGLAPLREALALSRKLRAVVRRTLALALAYNVLAIATCLAGLMTPLRAAVAMPLSSLSLLLLTAYSLAPERARPTPSLAQGLQEARA, encoded by the coding sequence ATGCACGCACCCGCCCCCTGTCTCCACTGTGGAAGCCCCGTGCCCGAGGGCGTCGTCCCCGCGCGCTTCTGCTGCGCCGGCTGTGAGTCCGTGTACGGCCTGCTGCAGGAGCAGGGGCTCACGCGCTACTACGCGCTCGCCGGAGGGCAGGGCGCGCCCGCGCTCGAGGTGCCCACCCAGCGCAGCCGCGCCTGGCTCGAGCCGCTGCTCGCGCGCGCCGAGGCCGACGGCGCGGGCTCCCTGTGCGCGCTGCAGTTGGACGTGCAGGGCCTGCACTGCGCCGCGTGCGTGTGGCTGATGGAGGAGCTGTTCCGCCGCCAGGGCGGAGGCGCCTCGCTCACGGTGAATCCGGCGCTGGGCACGCTGCGGCTGCGTTGGGCGCAGGGCCGCTTCGACGTGGGCGCCTACCTCACCAGCGTGGAGCGCTTCGGCTACCTCTTCGGCCCGCCGCGCAAGCGCCCCGGCGCCGCGAGCCGGGACCTGCCCGTGCGCCTCGGCGTGTGCGCGGCCCTCACCATGAACGTGATGATGTTCTCGGTCGCCTTCTACCTGGGGCTCTCCCCGGCGGAGGGGGACCTGTTCGCGCTCTTCACGCGGCTCTCCGTGCTGCTCTCCACCGCGGTGGTGCTGGTGGGCGGCTGGCCCTTCCTGCGCACCGCAGTGCAGGGCGTGCGACGCGGCGTGCTGCACCTGGACCTGCCCATCGCGGTGGGCATCCTGCTCGTGTACGCGACGAGCCTGTTGAAGGTGCGCGACGGACGCGGAGACCTCGCGTACTTCGACACGCTCAACACCTTCGTCACCCTGATGCTCGTGGGCCGCTGGCTGCAGCAGCGGGTCATCGAGCGCAACCGCCGCTTCCTCCTCGAGGACGACGGCGCGGACGGCCTCGTGGTGCGCCGCGAGGAGGGGGCCGCGCTCGCCACCGTGCGTGCCCCGCAGGTGCGCGAGGGCGACGTGATGGTGGTGGCGCCCGGAGACCTGGTCCCGGTGGACGCGGAGCTGCTCGAGGAGGCGGCCCGCTTCAGCACCGACTGGATTACGGGGGAGAGTGCGGCGAGGCAGCTCTCGCAGGGTGAGCGCGTGCCGGCGGGGGCCTTCAATGGCTCGGGCTCCGCGGTGCGGGTGCGCGCGCTGAGTGACTTCGCGGACTCGCCGCTCGTGGCCCTGCTGCGCCAGGCGCCCGAGGGCTCCGGCGGCGTGCCGCTGCACGCGCGCTTCTGGAATGCGCTCTCGCGCGGCTGGGCGGTGGCGGTGCTGGGGATTGCCGCCGCGGGCCTCGCGCTGTGGTGGCCCTCGGGGCCGCAGCGCGCGCTGGAGGTGGCCGTCGCGCTGCTCGTGGTCACCTGCCCGTGTGCGCTCGGGCTCGCGGTGCCGCTCGCGTACGAGCTCGCGCAGGCGCGGCTGCGGCGCATCGGGCTGTTCTCGCGGCGCGCGGACCTGCTCGACCGGCTTCCCCGCGTGCGCAGCGTGCTCTTCGACAAGACGGGGACGCTCACGCTCGGGCGGCTGGAGTTGGTGGACCCGCGGTGCGTGGAGGCACTGTCACACGAGGCCCGTGACGCGGCCTTCGACATGGTGAGCCGCAGCAACCATCCGGTGAGCCGGTGTCTGGCGGCGGCGCTGTCTCGGGTGGGGGCGCGGTACTCCGCGGGCGCGCGCGTGGTGGAGGTGGCCGGATGTGGACTGGAGATGGGGGCGTGGCGGCTGGGGAAGCGAGGCTGGTGCACGGCGCACATCCCTCACCCCGACCCTCTCCCAGGGGGAGAGGGGACAGTGCTCACCTTCAACGGCCAGGTCGTCGCGGTGTTCTCCCTTCGCGAGGCGGTGCGGGCGGACGCGCGGCGCGAGGTGGCCGCGCTGCAGAGTGAAGGCCTGGGCGTGTGGCTCATCTCCGGGGATGCCCCCGAGCGGGTGGGCGCGATGGCGCTCGCACTGGGCGTCCCGGCCGAGCATGCATTGGGCGGCCAGCGCCCCGAGGACAAGGCCGCGGCGGTGCGCCGCATCGACCGCCAGGACACGCTGTACCTGGGCGATGGCGTGAACGACAGCCTCGCCTTCGAGGCCGCCCTGTGCGCGGGCACCCCCGCCATCGACCGCCCCGTCATGCCGGGCAAGGCGGACTTCTTCCTCCTCGGCGAAGGACTTGCGCCGCTGCGCGAGGCTTTGGCCCTCTCGCGCAAATTACGCGCGGTGGTGCGGCGCACGCTGGCCCTCGCGCTCGCCTACAACGTGCTCGCCATCGCCACCTGCCTCGCGGGGCTGATGACGCCGCTCCGAGCGGCGGTGGCCATGCCGCTCAGCTCGCTCAGCCTGCTGCTGCTCACCGCCTACAGCCTCGCACCCGAGCGCGCGCGCCCTACGCCCTCGCTGGCGCAGGGGCTGCAAGAGGCGCGGGCATGA
- a CDS encoding cytochrome oxidase, with product MSVVILQVFVSLMLVGSSVLLFLVSVRQRDHEHADRLSLIPLEDEHPAASPAAPAESKEPLS from the coding sequence ATGAGCGTCGTCATCCTGCAGGTCTTCGTCAGCCTGATGCTGGTCGGCAGCAGCGTGCTGCTCTTCCTCGTGAGCGTGCGCCAGCGCGACCACGAGCACGCGGACCGCCTCAGCCTCATCCCGCTCGAGGACGAGCACCCCGCCGCCTCTCCCGCTGCCCCCGCCGAATCGAAGGAGCCCCTCTCGTGA